The following proteins come from a genomic window of Achromobacter deleyi:
- a CDS encoding monovalent cation/H+ antiporter subunit A produces MSLILILALPFAGSLCAALLPSNARNAEAWLAGIIALACAVLVASLYPQVAGGGVVRVDIPWAPALGLQFTLRMDGYAWLFALIVSGMGALVVLYARYYMSPEDPVPRFFSFFQAFMAAMLGVVLSGNLIQLVMFWEMTSLASFMLIAYWHHRLDARRGARMALTVTGAGGLCLLAGVLILGHIVGSYDMDRVLAAGDLVRADPWYPAVLVLVALGALTKSAQFPFHFWLPNAMAAPTPVSAYLHSATMVKAGVFLLARFWPVLAGTDEWFWIIGGAGLITLVLGGYAAIFQQDMKGVLAYSTISHLGLITLLLGLNSSLALVAAVFHMVNHATFKASLFMAAGIVDHETGTRDLSRLSGLYKAMPITATLAMVAAASMAGVPLLNGFISKEMFFAETTFVSGDWVTKVGLPLAATVAGAFSVAYSLRFILQVFFGPPATDLPRAPHEPPGWMLLPSGLLVLMCLVVGILPGLTLGPFLATAAQSILGANMPEYSLAVWHGVNLPLVMSFVAMTSGVILYLALRAHQRANPGRVPFIYRLDGRRSFETLLDGSSVAAAWLLRWLASSRLQVQMLLIVLGTLFVAWLPLRAGGWLEGAGRPAAVDPAFALLWLVGCVCAVAAAYQAKYHRLASLALAGGAGLVTCLTFVWFSAPDLALTQLSVEVVTLVLLLLGLRWLPRRIAQDEDEGLGATLRARGRRLRDLLMATAAGTGMAALAYAVLVRPRTDTISSYFVDRALPDGGGTNVVNVILVDFRGFDTFGEITVLGIVALTVYALLRRFRPAAESADLPRQQIDQDGPVPPTPDIKAVVPTGPMMVPTVLVRLLLPTAALISVYFLLRGHNQPGGGFVGGLIFATAVILQYMVGGVYWVESRSRLNPQNWIGIGLLFAGTAAVTAWLAYKPFLAALAWDIALPLVGHVHLSSVLLFDLGVYMLVVGSTVLVLVALAHQSLRAQRKAAAESQAAAAQTGEA; encoded by the coding sequence ATGTCGCTGATACTGATCCTCGCTCTGCCGTTCGCCGGCAGCCTGTGCGCCGCGCTGCTGCCTTCCAACGCCCGCAATGCCGAGGCCTGGTTGGCGGGCATCATCGCCCTGGCCTGCGCGGTTCTGGTCGCCAGTCTCTATCCGCAGGTCGCCGGCGGCGGCGTGGTCCGCGTCGACATTCCCTGGGCGCCCGCCCTGGGCCTGCAGTTCACCCTGCGCATGGACGGCTACGCCTGGCTGTTCGCCCTGATCGTGTCCGGCATGGGCGCGCTGGTGGTGCTGTATGCGCGCTACTACATGTCGCCGGAAGATCCGGTGCCGCGCTTCTTCTCGTTCTTCCAGGCCTTCATGGCCGCCATGCTCGGCGTGGTGCTGTCGGGCAACCTGATCCAGCTGGTCATGTTCTGGGAAATGACCAGCCTGGCCTCGTTCATGCTGATCGCCTACTGGCACCACCGCCTGGACGCCCGCCGCGGCGCGCGCATGGCGCTGACCGTGACCGGCGCCGGCGGGCTGTGCCTGCTGGCCGGGGTGCTGATCCTGGGCCACATCGTCGGCAGCTACGACATGGACCGCGTGCTGGCCGCCGGCGACCTGGTGCGCGCCGACCCCTGGTACCCGGCCGTGCTGGTGCTGGTGGCGCTGGGCGCGCTGACCAAGAGCGCGCAGTTCCCGTTCCATTTCTGGCTGCCCAACGCCATGGCCGCGCCCACGCCGGTGTCGGCCTACCTGCACTCGGCCACCATGGTGAAGGCTGGCGTGTTCCTGCTGGCGCGCTTCTGGCCGGTGCTGGCCGGCACCGACGAATGGTTCTGGATCATCGGCGGCGCCGGGCTGATCACGCTGGTGCTGGGCGGCTACGCCGCCATCTTCCAGCAGGACATGAAAGGGGTGCTGGCGTATTCGACCATCAGCCACTTGGGCCTGATCACATTGCTGCTGGGGCTGAACAGCTCGCTGGCGCTGGTGGCGGCGGTGTTCCACATGGTCAACCACGCCACCTTCAAGGCCTCGCTGTTCATGGCCGCGGGCATCGTCGACCACGAGACCGGCACGCGCGACCTGAGCCGCCTGTCAGGGTTGTACAAGGCCATGCCGATCACGGCCACGCTGGCCATGGTGGCGGCGGCCTCGATGGCCGGGGTGCCGCTGCTCAACGGCTTCATCTCCAAGGAAATGTTCTTCGCCGAGACCACTTTCGTCAGCGGCGACTGGGTCACCAAGGTGGGCCTGCCGCTGGCGGCCACGGTGGCAGGGGCCTTCAGCGTGGCCTATTCGCTGCGCTTCATCCTGCAGGTGTTCTTCGGCCCGCCGGCCACCGACCTGCCGCGCGCGCCGCACGAGCCGCCCGGCTGGATGCTGCTGCCCAGCGGCCTGCTGGTGCTGATGTGCCTGGTGGTGGGCATCCTGCCGGGCCTGACGCTCGGCCCGTTCCTGGCCACCGCCGCGCAGAGCATCCTGGGCGCCAACATGCCCGAATACAGTCTGGCCGTGTGGCACGGCGTCAACCTGCCGCTGGTGATGAGCTTCGTGGCCATGACCTCGGGCGTGATCCTGTACCTGGCGCTGCGCGCGCACCAGCGCGCCAACCCCGGCCGGGTGCCGTTCATCTACCGCCTGGACGGCCGCCGCTCGTTCGAGACGCTGCTCGACGGTTCCAGCGTCGCCGCCGCCTGGCTGTTGCGCTGGCTGGCGTCGTCGCGCCTGCAGGTGCAGATGCTGCTGATCGTGCTGGGCACCTTGTTCGTGGCCTGGCTGCCGTTGCGGGCAGGCGGCTGGCTGGAAGGCGCCGGCCGTCCGGCCGCGGTCGATCCGGCCTTCGCCCTGCTGTGGCTGGTGGGTTGCGTCTGCGCGGTGGCCGCGGCCTACCAGGCCAAGTACCACCGCCTGGCGTCGCTGGCGCTGGCCGGCGGCGCGGGCCTGGTGACCTGTCTCACGTTCGTCTGGTTTTCGGCGCCCGACCTGGCGCTGACGCAGCTGTCGGTGGAGGTGGTGACGCTGGTGCTGCTGCTGCTCGGCCTGCGCTGGCTGCCGCGCCGCATCGCCCAGGACGAGGACGAGGGCCTGGGGGCGACCCTGCGCGCCCGCGGCCGCCGCCTGCGCGACCTGCTGATGGCCACCGCCGCCGGCACCGGCATGGCGGCGCTGGCCTACGCGGTGCTGGTGCGGCCGCGGACCGACACGATTTCCTCATACTTCGTCGACCGCGCGCTGCCCGATGGCGGCGGCACTAACGTGGTCAACGTGATCCTGGTGGACTTCCGCGGCTTCGATACCTTCGGCGAAATCACGGTGCTGGGCATCGTGGCGCTGACGGTGTACGCGCTGCTGCGCCGCTTCCGGCCGGCCGCCGAAAGCGCCGACCTGCCGCGCCAGCAGATCGACCAGGACGGCCCGGTGCCGCCCACGCCGGACATCAAGGCGGTCGTGCCGACCGGCCCGATGATGGTGCCGACGGTGCTGGTGCGCCTGTTGCTGCCGACGGCGGCGCTGATCTCGGTGTATTTCCTGCTGCGCGGCCACAACCAGCCCGGTGGCGGTTTCGTGGGCGGGCTGATCTTCGCCACCGCCGTGATCCTGCAGTACATGGTGGGCGGGGTCTACTGGGTCGAATCGCGCAGCCGCCTGAACCCGCAGAACTGGATCGGCATCGGCCTGCTGTTCGCCGGCACGGCGGCGGTGACGGCCTGGCTGGCCTACAAGCCGTTCCTGGCCGCGCTGGCCTGGGACATCGCCTTGCCGCTGGTGGGACACGTGCACCTGTCCAGCGTGCTGCTGTTCGACCTCGGCGTCTACATGCTGGTGGTCGGGTCCACCGTGCTGGTGCTGGTGGCGCTGGCCCACCAATCGCTGCGCGCACAACGCAAGGCTGCCGCCGAAAGCCAGGCGGCCGCCGCACAAACGGGGGAAGCCTGA
- a CDS encoding Bug family tripartite tricarboxylate transporter substrate binding protein, giving the protein MTVLSQAKAVLATALAGLCLGGAAQAADAYPNKPIRLIVPFAAGGTTDIVARVVAEGLGRELGQAVVVENRGGGGGAIGADALVRSAPDGYTLGVATVSTMATNPATNPKNPYNPLKDFAPITNMVNVPNVLTVNPAVPAKTTAEFIALLKANPGKYSYASSGAGGIGHLDGELFKSLTKTDMVHVPYRGSGPALNDVIAGQVNAQFDNLPSSMPHIQAGKLRALAVAAPKRLPTLPDVPTFAEGGLPEMDNMAWYGLVAPAGTPQAVIDRIHDATVKTLKDPKIVQRLADGGSLVDGNTPAEYAAQIKRELELRQRIAKERNIQSTN; this is encoded by the coding sequence TTGACCGTGCTGTCTCAAGCCAAGGCCGTCCTGGCCACCGCCCTCGCCGGCCTCTGCCTCGGCGGCGCCGCGCAGGCCGCTGATGCCTACCCCAACAAGCCCATCCGCCTGATCGTGCCGTTCGCGGCCGGCGGCACCACCGACATCGTCGCCCGCGTGGTGGCCGAAGGCCTGGGCCGTGAACTCGGCCAGGCCGTGGTGGTGGAAAACCGCGGCGGCGGCGGCGGCGCGATCGGCGCCGACGCGCTGGTCCGTTCCGCCCCGGACGGCTACACCCTGGGCGTGGCCACCGTCAGCACCATGGCCACCAACCCCGCCACCAACCCCAAGAACCCGTACAACCCGCTCAAGGACTTCGCGCCCATCACCAATATGGTGAACGTGCCCAACGTGCTGACGGTGAACCCGGCCGTTCCCGCCAAGACGACGGCCGAATTCATCGCCTTGCTCAAGGCCAACCCGGGCAAGTACAGCTACGCCTCGTCCGGCGCCGGCGGCATCGGCCACCTGGACGGCGAACTGTTCAAGTCGCTGACCAAGACCGACATGGTGCACGTGCCCTACCGCGGCTCGGGCCCGGCGCTCAACGACGTGATCGCCGGCCAGGTCAACGCCCAGTTCGACAACCTGCCCTCGTCCATGCCCCACATCCAGGCCGGCAAGCTGCGCGCCCTGGCCGTGGCCGCGCCCAAGCGCCTGCCCACCCTGCCCGACGTGCCCACGTTCGCCGAAGGCGGCCTGCCGGAAATGGACAACATGGCCTGGTACGGCCTGGTCGCCCCCGCCGGCACGCCGCAGGCGGTGATCGACCGCATCCACGACGCCACCGTCAAGACGCTGAAGGATCCGAAGATCGTCCAGCGCCTGGCCGACGGCGGCTCGCTGGTCGACGGCAACACCCCGGCCGAATACGCCGCGCAGATCAAGCGTGAACTGGAACTGCGCCAGCGCATCGCCAAGGAACGCAACATCCAGTCGACCAACTGA
- a CDS encoding TonB-dependent receptor: MSGLSGAVQAGQLEPVVVEGRRVNELAPVHAGGQVAAGGGLGLLGNVDLRNAPFSQTSYTSALIEDQQATTLGDVLDNMPSVRRSVPPNNIGEQFKIRGFALSDSQTAINGLYGLVSTYGGTPPLEIAERVEVLLGPSALLNGMAAVGGSINVVPKRAVDEPLARVTVGRESASLAKAHADLGRRFGAGGEWGLRVNASRRDGGTPLAGVSRKDDVGALALDYRGERLRAALDVWRSTVRNRGGTPIIPGMDASLVTMPAAPDGAITVSDDDYDAHNTTALVGGEFDVTRDWTAFARFGARHNDFAGRGQLVTNVKADGSAYLFPFGTRADNHARSAELGARGAFRTGAIRHAFALSGTRQQDETRQGFAYAPIGVTHIRHPPAARPAAAAAGDPSKTSRSRFDSVALADTLSLDDERVLLTLGARRQRVKVDNFGATLQGFTPVTSTYDQRAWTPMIGLVIKPLAPLSLYANHIQGLEAGTTVGRNYQNAGEVLPPYKTRQFEIGAKLDRGSFANTLSLFQLTRPSTVSDRGTSPLPTLRLDGEQRNRGVEWAFFGALARRVRVLGGISYPRGRLIRTQDGADNGNDAPGTAPLAANLGLEWDVPGVAGLTLTGRVIHTGAQYVDNANVLRMPSWTRFDLGARYATRVAGRALMLRASVHNLADRRYWEGVYMSSYVSPAAPRTVLVSANMDF, from the coding sequence GTGAGTGGACTGTCCGGCGCGGTGCAGGCCGGCCAGCTCGAACCCGTGGTGGTCGAAGGCCGCCGCGTCAATGAACTCGCGCCCGTCCATGCGGGCGGGCAGGTTGCCGCGGGCGGCGGCCTCGGGCTGCTGGGCAATGTCGACCTCCGCAACGCGCCCTTCAGCCAGACCAGCTATACCTCGGCGCTGATCGAGGATCAGCAGGCCACCACGTTGGGCGACGTGCTGGACAACATGCCTTCGGTGCGGCGCTCGGTGCCCCCCAACAATATCGGCGAGCAGTTCAAGATCCGTGGTTTCGCGCTGTCGGATTCGCAGACGGCCATCAATGGCCTGTATGGCCTGGTGTCGACCTACGGCGGTACCCCGCCGCTGGAAATCGCGGAGCGCGTCGAGGTCCTGCTGGGGCCGAGCGCGCTGCTCAACGGCATGGCCGCGGTGGGCGGCAGCATCAATGTCGTTCCCAAGCGTGCGGTCGACGAGCCGCTGGCCCGTGTCACCGTGGGCAGGGAGTCGGCGTCGTTGGCGAAGGCACACGCGGACCTGGGGCGGCGCTTCGGCGCTGGCGGCGAATGGGGGCTGCGCGTCAACGCCAGCCGGCGCGATGGCGGCACGCCGCTGGCCGGCGTGTCGAGAAAGGACGACGTCGGCGCGCTCGCGCTGGACTATCGTGGCGAGCGCTTGCGCGCGGCCCTGGACGTGTGGCGCTCGACCGTCAGGAATCGCGGCGGCACGCCCATCATTCCCGGCATGGACGCGTCTCTGGTCACGATGCCCGCGGCGCCCGACGGCGCGATCACGGTCTCGGACGACGACTATGACGCCCACAATACGACGGCGCTGGTCGGCGGCGAGTTTGACGTCACCCGCGACTGGACCGCCTTTGCCCGGTTTGGCGCGCGCCACAATGACTTTGCGGGGCGCGGGCAGCTGGTGACCAACGTCAAGGCCGATGGCAGCGCCTATCTGTTTCCGTTCGGCACCCGGGCCGACAACCATGCGCGATCGGCGGAGCTGGGCGCGCGCGGCGCGTTCCGCACGGGCGCCATCAGGCATGCGTTCGCGCTGAGCGGCACGCGGCAGCAGGACGAGACCCGCCAGGGATTTGCCTATGCGCCCATCGGCGTCACCCACATTCGTCACCCGCCAGCGGCACGGCCCGCGGCCGCGGCCGCCGGGGATCCGTCGAAGACGTCGCGGTCGAGGTTCGACAGCGTGGCGCTGGCGGATACGCTGTCGCTGGACGATGAGCGGGTCCTGCTGACGCTGGGCGCGCGGCGCCAGCGCGTCAAGGTGGACAACTTCGGCGCCACGTTGCAGGGCTTCACGCCCGTGACCTCGACCTACGATCAGCGTGCCTGGACGCCGATGATCGGCCTGGTGATCAAGCCGCTCGCGCCTCTGTCGCTGTACGCCAATCACATCCAGGGCCTGGAAGCGGGCACGACGGTGGGTCGCAATTACCAGAACGCCGGCGAGGTCTTGCCGCCCTACAAGACAAGGCAGTTCGAGATCGGCGCCAAGCTGGATCGCGGCAGCTTCGCCAACACCCTGAGCCTGTTCCAGCTCACCCGGCCGAGCACCGTGTCCGATCGCGGTACTTCGCCGTTGCCCACGTTGCGCCTGGATGGCGAGCAGCGCAATCGTGGCGTCGAGTGGGCGTTCTTCGGCGCGCTGGCCCGGCGCGTGCGGGTTCTGGGCGGCATCAGCTACCCCCGGGGCAGGCTGATCCGAACCCAGGATGGCGCCGACAACGGCAACGACGCGCCCGGCACGGCGCCACTCGCCGCCAACCTGGGCCTGGAATGGGACGTGCCCGGCGTGGCGGGCCTGACCCTGACCGGCCGTGTCATCCACACCGGCGCGCAGTACGTCGACAACGCCAATGTCCTGCGCATGCCGTCATGGACCCGGTTCGATCTGGGGGCGCGCTACGCCACGCGGGTTGCGGGCAGGGCCTTGATGCTGCGCGCCAGCGTTCACAATCTGGCTGACCGGCGCTACTGGGAGGGTGTCTACATGTCCAGCTACGTGTCGCCCGCGGCGCCGCGCACGGTCCTGGTGTCCGCGAACATGGATTTCTGA
- a CDS encoding DMT family transporter: protein MSFNRNAWAAHGSTTLFVLLWSGGAIFAKWGLAHASAFGFLLLRFILALAVLLLICAGRRRWLPAPGTRGIVALTGLLLIGSYSICYLLALDHGITPGVLATLLGAQPILTLALLERRFPPQRLAGLLLALCGLAMVMFQSIGMARFSLAGMAFAFAALLSMTAGAILQKRVRQAPMDVMPLQYVVSLALCLLFAPFQPLHADWSVGFILPLLWMGLVISVGATLLFYRMIQSGNLVNVTSLFYLVPAGTAALDYLVLGNRLSLLSLGGMAGILLGLMLVLRTPAAARSGG from the coding sequence ATGTCTTTCAATCGCAATGCGTGGGCCGCCCATGGCTCCACCACTTTGTTCGTGCTGCTGTGGAGCGGCGGCGCGATCTTCGCCAAATGGGGCCTGGCGCACGCCTCGGCCTTCGGCTTCCTGCTGCTGCGCTTCATCCTGGCCCTGGCCGTGCTGCTGCTGATCTGCGCGGGGCGGCGGCGCTGGCTGCCGGCGCCGGGCACGCGCGGCATCGTGGCGCTGACCGGGCTGCTGCTGATCGGCAGCTATTCCATCTGCTACCTGCTGGCGCTGGACCACGGCATTACGCCGGGCGTGCTGGCCACGCTGCTGGGGGCGCAACCCATCCTGACCCTGGCGCTGCTGGAGCGCCGCTTTCCGCCGCAGCGGCTGGCGGGCCTGCTGCTGGCCCTGTGCGGGTTGGCGATGGTGATGTTCCAGAGCATCGGCATGGCGCGTTTCTCGCTGGCCGGCATGGCCTTCGCGTTTGCGGCGCTGCTCAGCATGACGGCCGGCGCCATCCTGCAAAAGCGGGTGCGCCAGGCGCCGATGGACGTGATGCCGCTGCAGTACGTGGTGAGCCTGGCGTTGTGCCTGCTGTTCGCGCCGTTCCAGCCGCTGCACGCGGATTGGAGCGTGGGCTTCATCTTGCCGCTGCTGTGGATGGGCCTGGTGATCTCGGTCGGCGCGACGCTGCTGTTCTACCGCATGATCCAGTCCGGCAACCTGGTCAACGTCACCAGCCTGTTCTACCTGGTGCCGGCCGGCACCGCGGCGCTGGATTACCTGGTGCTGGGCAACCGGTTGTCGCTGCTGAGCCTGGGCGGCATGGCGGGGATCCTGCTGGGCCTGATGCTGGTGCTGCGCACGCCGGCGGCGGCGCGTTCGGGCGGCTGA
- a CDS encoding AAA family ATPase, producing MKLTRIALEEFRKFRQPLVLDGLQDGLNLFVGPNEAGKSTVAAAIRAAFLERYSTRTVSDLAPRGESGARPGVELAFSHAGHDYQLKKHFLSRARCELLIDDGAQRLDGEEAENALAALLGFELAARGQSKPDLAGVPGLLWIQQGDGQNLQTAAGHAGGHLREALTQLSGELASGDGDRLYERVAAERATLLDARNGRPKGIYKDAEDALAAAQAERDQCAQAKAQLDADVDRLAALRAEHARAEAGQPWKDFEARAAEARARLAAVAKEREAFEALQREQRQAAQTLAVLQEQVRRDQQDEAELQALVAQAQAARAAVQEAQAPLARARNQRDTHVAAAEQARQRVAAMQAVADRRDLEHQLDQLARDIERLDGALEEATRLIEQGSTLKAEAVRIEIADADIQALRKSERALGDLQLRQQAIATRLSYALDAGREARLDGATLAGSGELLLTAAAELELPGLGRLRIEPGGQDLPALKRELAEMQAASAALLSRLGVAHVAEAEERHARGIDLQRELEAMRKTLAIHAPKGVDALRGQRNEAQARRAQLAERLALLPPAAEAGDVDAPAARQALRVAEASAAQAEQALAAAQRALDTDNARAQLLDTQAATRGADLQSPERAAQRQARAGRLAEARSGHDLLEQRLHQAQAALEALRPELLEQDAQRYEKSAAIERDAQHKRHSEIQQLLGKLEQAGAQGLGERLSEAEAACERLQRRRDEFQRRAQALELLSTLLAGKRDAATQRLQAPLARRLSHYLALLFPDSALRLDEALLPAALQRTGGEDPLDALSFGTREQLGILARFAYADLLREAGRPTLLLLDDALVHTDDGRRDLMKRALFDAATRHQILMFTCHGEAWRDLGVEQRRIGA from the coding sequence GCCGGCCATGATTACCAACTGAAAAAGCACTTCCTGTCGCGGGCCCGCTGCGAGCTGCTGATCGACGACGGCGCGCAGCGGCTCGACGGCGAGGAAGCCGAGAACGCGCTGGCCGCGCTGCTGGGTTTCGAGCTGGCCGCGCGCGGCCAGAGCAAGCCCGACCTGGCCGGCGTGCCGGGCCTGCTGTGGATCCAGCAGGGCGACGGCCAGAACCTGCAAACCGCCGCCGGCCACGCCGGCGGGCACCTGCGCGAGGCCCTGACGCAATTGTCGGGCGAGCTGGCCTCCGGCGACGGCGACCGGCTCTACGAGCGCGTGGCCGCCGAGCGCGCCACCTTGCTGGACGCGCGCAACGGCCGCCCCAAGGGCATCTACAAGGACGCCGAGGACGCGCTCGCCGCCGCCCAGGCCGAACGCGATCAATGCGCCCAGGCCAAGGCCCAGCTCGACGCCGACGTCGACCGGCTGGCGGCGCTGCGCGCCGAACACGCGCGCGCCGAAGCCGGCCAGCCCTGGAAGGATTTCGAGGCCCGCGCCGCCGAGGCGCGTGCCCGGCTCGCGGCCGTGGCCAAGGAACGCGAGGCCTTCGAGGCACTGCAACGCGAGCAGCGCCAGGCGGCGCAGACCCTCGCGGTGCTGCAGGAACAGGTGCGCCGCGACCAGCAGGACGAAGCCGAATTGCAGGCCCTGGTGGCGCAGGCGCAGGCCGCCCGCGCCGCGGTCCAGGAGGCGCAGGCGCCGCTGGCCCGCGCCCGCAATCAGCGCGACACGCATGTTGCCGCCGCCGAGCAGGCGCGCCAGCGGGTCGCGGCGATGCAGGCGGTGGCCGACCGCCGCGACCTCGAACACCAGCTCGACCAGCTGGCGCGCGACATCGAACGCCTGGACGGCGCGCTCGAAGAAGCCACCCGCCTGATCGAGCAGGGCTCGACCTTGAAGGCCGAGGCGGTGCGCATCGAGATCGCCGATGCCGACATCCAGGCCTTGCGCAAGAGCGAACGCGCGCTGGGTGACCTGCAACTGCGTCAGCAGGCCATTGCGACGCGCCTGTCGTACGCGCTGGACGCGGGCCGCGAGGCCCGGCTGGACGGCGCGACGCTGGCCGGCAGCGGCGAGTTGCTGCTGACCGCCGCGGCTGAACTGGAATTGCCCGGCCTGGGCCGCCTGCGCATCGAGCCGGGCGGCCAGGACCTGCCGGCGCTCAAGCGCGAACTGGCCGAGATGCAGGCGGCCAGCGCCGCCTTGCTGTCGCGCCTGGGCGTGGCCCACGTGGCCGAGGCCGAGGAACGCCACGCGCGCGGCATCGACTTGCAGCGCGAACTGGAAGCCATGCGCAAGACGCTGGCGATCCACGCGCCCAAGGGCGTGGACGCGTTGCGCGGGCAACGCAACGAAGCCCAGGCGCGGCGCGCGCAACTGGCCGAACGGTTGGCATTGCTGCCGCCAGCGGCCGAGGCGGGCGACGTCGATGCGCCCGCCGCGCGCCAGGCGCTGCGCGTTGCCGAAGCCAGCGCGGCGCAAGCCGAACAGGCCCTGGCGGCGGCCCAGCGCGCGCTGGATACCGACAACGCCCGTGCCCAATTGCTCGACACCCAGGCCGCCACGCGCGGCGCCGATCTGCAATCGCCCGAACGCGCGGCGCAGCGCCAGGCGCGCGCCGGCCGGCTGGCCGAAGCCCGCAGTGGCCACGACCTGCTCGAGCAGCGCCTGCATCAGGCGCAGGCCGCGCTGGAGGCGCTGCGTCCGGAACTGCTGGAACAGGACGCGCAGCGCTACGAGAAATCCGCCGCCATCGAGCGCGACGCCCAGCACAAGCGCCACAGCGAGATCCAGCAGTTGCTGGGCAAGCTGGAACAAGCCGGCGCGCAGGGCCTGGGCGAACGCCTGTCCGAAGCCGAGGCCGCCTGCGAACGCCTGCAACGCCGCCGAGACGAATTCCAGCGCCGCGCCCAGGCGCTGGAACTGCTGTCCACCTTGCTGGCCGGCAAGCGCGACGCCGCCACGCAGCGCCTGCAGGCGCCGCTGGCGCGCCGCCTGAGCCACTACCTGGCGCTGCTGTTCCCCGATTCCGCGCTGCGCCTGGACGAGGCGCTGCTGCCCGCGGCCCTGCAACGCACGGGTGGCGAGGATCCACTGGACGCGCTCAGCTTCGGCACGCGCGAACAGCTGGGCATCCTGGCGCGCTTTGCCTACGCCGACCTGCTGCGCGAGGCCGGCCGGCCGACGTTGCTGCTGCTCGATGATGCCCTGGTGCACACCGACGACGGCCGCCGCGACCTGATGAAGCGCGCGCTGTTCGATGCCGCCACGCGCCACCAGATCCTGATGTTCACCTGCCATGGCGAGGCCTGGCGCGACCTGGGCGTCGAGCAGCGCCGCATCGGCGCTTGA